The Thermococcus peptonophilus genomic sequence TATCCCCATCGCCTTCGCCTTCTTCTCGTTCGGACAGGGAATTTTGGCACGAAGCGTTACGTAGCGCGGGACTTCCTTGGCCAGCTCGCTAAGCGGGCCGAGTCTGTCAATCATCTCCAGAACCAAAGCCCCGGCAAAGATTCCATCAGGAGTTAAGTTCCACTGCGGGATTATCCAGGTCCCGCTCGGCTCGCCGCCGAAGACGCCACCGTGTTTGGCGAGTTCCTCGGCAACGGCAACGTCCCCAACGCGCGTTCTTATGACCTCTCCGCCAAGGGGCCTAACGTAGTCATCGAGGGCAAGGCCGGCATCAACGGTCGTTACAATCTTCCCCTTCCCGAACTTCCTCAGCATGTAGCCCGCTATGAGCGAGAGCATGACCTCATATTCGACGAAGTTGCCCTCGTCGTCAACGACGCCAATCCTGTCGGCGTCGCCGTCGTGGGCTATTCCAACGTCGGCTTTCATAACCCTAACCGTTTTCGCCAGGGCGGACAAACTTTTCGCGTTTGGCTCAAGCTCCCTCACGAAGAAGCCGCTCGGGTGGGAGTTGAGAGAGATTACCCGGTTACTGAGCTCCCGCTGAAGGTATGGAGAAACTATCGAACCAGCGCCGTTTCCAGAATCAACGACGACCGTGTAGGGGTTCCTAATTTCAACAAATTTTAACGCCTCTTTTATGTAGTCCTCACGCGGGTCTGCCTTCCTAAGCGTTCCGATCTCGTTCCAGGGAGCTTTCTTGAAGTTCCCTGAGTCCATTATGGCCTCGAGCTCGTTCTCCATCTCCGGAGTGTAGGCCATTCCGTTGGCCTGCCACACCTTTATGCCGTTGTACTCCGGCGGGTTGTGGGAGGCAGTTATAGTAACTCCCGCATCGGCACCGTAGAGCTTTATTGCGAAGCCCGTGAGGGGAGTAGGAGACAGCCCAATATCGATGACATCAACACCGGTTGAGAGAAGCCCGCTTATTACGGCGGATTTGATGACGTCGCCGCTCGTCCTCGTGTCCTTGCCTATAACAACCGTCCCACCGTCAAGGTACGTTCCCAAGGCCTTTCCCACTTTAAGAGCCAGCTCCGGCGTCAGCTTTTTGTTGAAGACCTCCCTGATGCCGCTCGTCCCGAAGTACTTTCCCATGATGACCACCCGTGAGAGTTATGGGTGATGGTAGAGAAAGGCAAATATAACCTTTCCGCCCGGGTTAACCCATTCCAACGGAAGAAAAGGAACAAAGAAAAAGGGCCTCACGGGCCGAACGTTGTCAGCTCGTTCCCGTCCGGATCGAGCACGTGGAGAACGACGCTACCGTTCAGAGCGGTTTCAAGGCCCGATACCAGCTTCATGTACGTGTCCTTGATGGAGTTGACTTCTTCCTCGCTTGTGAATGAGCTCATAGCCCTGACGTGGTATGTGGAGCCACTCTTCTCGAGGATTACATCCCACGGCCCCTCTCCCGCGAAATCAAGCAGGTAGTTCAGCGCTTTCTGGGCCTCCTCGTCGCTCACTCCCGTGTACCAGACGTTGATGCCGTTTGATGACACGTAGCGGTACTTGCTCTCCACCTGGTAGAGGACGTTCTTTTCGTCATCAAGAATCTGGAGGAGCACGTGTTCACCGCCAAAAACGTCCTGCGACATCTTTGACGCCAAAAAGACAAGGTAGAACTTTAGAGAAGCCTCAAGCTCGTCGGGGCTTCCGTAGGTGCTCGTGAGTCTCACGGTGTATCCCCCGTTCTTTTCCACGTAGACGTCCATTCCGTTTTCGGGGTTCAGCTCGGTGTTGATGAAGTCAATAATTGCCTTGGCCTGACTCATTGAGACGTCTCCGGAGTAGTGAACGGTGATGTCGTTTATCGTGAGCGTTTTCTCGGTCTTGATGTTAGTATTCGGACTTTCGCAGCCGCTCGCGAGCACGACGACCGCAGCCAGGACAAGTGCAAGCAGCAATTTCTTCATTCTCCCACCTCACTTCCTAACCAGTCTGTAAATCCCGACGCTGACAGTGTAGGAATCAACGTTAGCCGGGCTCTTGTAGTCAACCCTTACCTGGAAGGCCTTGCTTGAGCCGTATATCATGCTGTCCGTTTCCGACTCGGTTAGGACGTTCCCCTTCTCGTCGAGGATCGTTATCTTCTCCACGGTCCCGGTGCTGCTCGCGTTTATGTAGTACTTACCTGGCTCAAGGACGTGTGAAAGGTAGAAGACGTCACCGCTGACGGTTTCCGTTTTTACTTCAACCGGAACCTTCTCGTAGAAGGTGTTGTAATAGTACTGCATGCCGAAGATTCCCGCAATGCCGATAATCAGTAGCACGAGGAAGCCAACAAGGAGCTTTTTAATGAGTCCCATATATCTCACCTCCATTACCTTTAAAACCCGAATAGCCCTCCTCCCTTGACCTTAATGTTGAGGTCGGAGAGCTTCTTCTTTATCTCACGCTGGTTCATGTTCCCGGAGAACTTGCTCTTCTCCTTCCACTTTATCTCCATCTCATCCTTCTTGCCCTCATCGATGTTGCCGCTCTTGAGCTTGACTTCCTTTATTCCGTTCAGCGGAATCGAGAAGTTCTCTGGGGCCTCATTGACTATGTCTTCGGGAGACATCCCGTAATAGCGCTCGTGCATCGTCCAGCCAGAAGAGATTCTCTTGAAGAAGCCGTCTCCCCTCGCCTTGGCCTCCTCTCTGGCTTTCTGGATCATCTCCCTTTTCACGTGGGCGATGATTATCCTCTGGTCGGTCACAACCAGGTTTACAAGGGCGTTCTTCAGGAAGCCCTTGTGGTACTCCAAGTTGGGTATCACGTAAACAACTTTCTCCATAATCAAACACCTTCCCATTTTCTTTCCAATCTCATCAAACAAGCCTCCGAATTAGCCTAAAGGTCAGCTTTGCAAACAAAACAAAGAGAACCCCGGCTACTAAAAGCAGGAAAAGGCCCAGAAGCGGGCCGAGGACGTGGAATCCGGTTAAGGGTTCCATTTCAGCCCCCTCCAAGGTTTGCGTACCTTATCGTTATCCTGTGAGAGCAGTCGCCAGTCTTCTCGTGGGATACGAGCTCAAAGGCGGTAAGCGTTCCGTCGGAGTTGAGGTTCACGTAGACGTGGCCCGCTTTTATCTCTCCGCTGACTTCCCCCGTTGGGTAGCCAGAGGTAGGTATCTTGCCCGGGTCCAAGGCATCAAGGCTCCCTTCTCCGAGATCTATCCAGTGACCGAGCAGAGCTGGGTAATCAACGCACCACGGCTCTGCAGCCACGTCAACGTCCTTCCACATGTCATCTCCTATCTCGTCGAAGCCATTCATCTCGCCCGTGGAGAACTCTACCCCCGCCGCTCCCTCAGTATCAAGGGTCACGGTCTTGATTTCGCCCACTTCTCCGCTGGAAGCAGCGGAGGTCGTCGTGGTCAGGAAGGACTCGTAGCAGGCCCTGGCCTTCTGGTATTCCGCGTAGGCTTCCCGAATCTCCTCATCGCTCGCTCCGGAGGATTGGAGGGAGGTGACGTTGTTGTAGGCCTGGACGAAGAGCCTATAGGCGTCTTCCTTGCTCGGGGCACACGTAGATTCAGGCTCAACGTTTCCCCCGGTATTCTCGGCACTTATGTGAACTATGCCGGGAAGTTCTTCCGCCGTGATTTCCCCCGAATGGAGCCTCAAAAGGTCGTCGCTTGAAGTAGATACCGTTAAACTCCCGTTGTCGGCCAGGTAGGTTATCGAGATTTCCTTAACCCATGGGGCATCCTCAAGGATGAGGAAGCTCATCGCGAAGTAGTCCTTCCAGAAGCCCTCCTTATCAGCGAGGTACTCGAGGGTGACGCTGGCGGTATCATTAGTTATCGTGACGTTGTGGACGAGGACATCGAATATCCAGAGGTCTGACTCCACCTTAAATTCAGGCCTCCTTATGTCCTCAAATTCAGGGTTGTCGAAGTCGCCGTTGTGTACAGTCAACCCCAAAACCGGCTCGCCGAGGTAATACGCCTCCACTCTGACTTCTTTCGTTGGATTGGCCTCGTAGGCCTTCTTTGCCACCTCATAGGCCATGCCCATTAGACCCTCATCCACGGCCGGAACCTCGAACTGGACGAGTGTTCTCCCGCTCGACAGGGAGACGTAGGCATCCGAAGCGCCCATTGAGATGACAGTCTGCCTGAGGTTTTGGGCATCGCTGGATGTAAGCCCGTTGCTGAAGCCCCCTGAACCCGAGCCTCCTCCAGGAGGGTATGGATTGTTGTCCGGGCCGAGGTTGTCGGGGATTTTGATGTAGCCGTTGAAATACAGATAGCCGCCGAGGAGCAGGAGTATCAGGAGGAGCGCTTTCCCCTTCATATCTTACCCTCCTCGTGGAGCTTTTTGAGGTAGAACTTTATTCTCTCCGCCTGACTCTGGTACTTCCCCTTGGACTGGGCGTTCATCGTCTGAACCTGTCGGGTAAAGCCTATCGACTCATCAACGTCCCTTATCGTCAGGGCAACAATATCCTCGTATTTCATGCCGGCTTTTTTGTACTTCATTGCGGTCTTTGCAGTTTCTTCGAACTCCCAGTTGTAGTTGTTTGCCAGGGTATGCTTGAACCCCTTTTCAAGCGCGCCAAAGGTGAACTCGAAGGGCTTGGTCAGCGGGGTCGATGGGGCAAGGTTCTTGTAGGGCGATAGCGCGAGCTGTCTATCTTCAATTCCGCTCATCTCATTGTAGCTTTCAGCCCCTTCCTTGCTCACGTGCAGATCCTGCATGGTTTTTTTGGTTGCATCGTCTGCCTGGAAGAGCTGGCTGTCCTTGTAGGCCTTAACGTAGTCCTTGCAGAGACCGACCGGGGATGGCATGAACTTTTCAACCAGCTTGTCAAGGGCACCTGAGGCAGAATCAATGACGGTGTCGAGCGCCTTGCCGCCGTAATATTTGAGCTTAAACCAGAGGGAGGAACCTTTCTTGGTCTTCACTTTCTCGTCCTTCTGGTAAACCTTAACGTCCTTTCCGTACGGGGTCTCGACCTCAACGGTTTCAAGACCCTCTCCAGAACCTATGCCCTTGAGCTTGTCGATGGTTATCTTCATCCGGGCGTTTGCCTCTTTGCTGAGCATTCCTTCCATCCTTACTCCCCGTAAGGAGTTCTTGAACTTCGATGGATCCCCCGCTTCCTGTTTCCCCTCTATTGGAGACTTACTTGATGTTGGTGTGTTTGTAGTGGAAGAAACACCGGGGGTTGTAGAGGTAGAGCTGGTGGATGGGGCCGAAGAGCTCGTGGAAGCAGTTTTCTCCCTGAGGTAGACGGTTATGCTCTTCTCAACATCGTTTCCACCGGCATCCTTCGCGTAGGCCCTTACAACGCCGGTAACGTTCCCGAGGTACTCAGGCTCAAGGGTTACGGTTACGGAACCTACCCCTCCACCCTTGCCGAGTCTGGGCTGGAGCTCGCCACCGATCATCACTATCTTTGGGGATCCGCTCTCGTAGTGCGCCCCCGCATAGGTTAAGTCTTCGTCGGTAACCTTGACCCTTATCTCAAAGGTCAGTGGCTTCCCCAGCTCAAAATATATCGTCTGGCCGTTCGAGGGGGAGAGTATCTCAATCTGTGGAGGGTCCCCGTACGTCTCGCTAACCGGAGGTGCTGTGCCTCCGAGAAGGGATATCACCCTGCCCGTGATTGTGTTTCCGATGTAGGTAGAGAACGAGAGGGCCTTTCCGTGAACGGCTTCGACGTGACTAAGGTAGGCCACGTAGGCGTTCTCATCAACAGTTAAATTAAGCACAGTGCTGTCGTCAACGGTGAGAAAAGAGGATACGAGAACCGAGCCGTCTTCCAGTACTCCCATCACCCCAGATGTAATGTTTTTTCTGATGTTTTCGCCGTTGTAACTGCCCGAGTAATACAGGTAATTCCCTAGGTCCCACGCATCACCTGATACGGACACTGAAATGCGGTACTGGCCGTAAACTTCTTGCTTGAGATATTTGAAATGCTGATTGGCCCTATGATTTGTCAAATCAGGCTTTTCAGGGCTGGACCTTACAAAGTCGGTGTAGAAAGTGTAGCAGTATGCTTTTCCGTCTCCCTCGTGATGCATTACTGCCTTATCGTCCGGCAGAAGGCCTGGCTTGGGACTGCAGGAAAGCTCTGTGTTTGAGAAAGCGTTCTGAGCGTTGCTCTCGTTTCCATAATCGGTCACGGTCAGATCAACCTGTGCGGTGAGGTTCTCGTTGATTTGATACGTTCCGGAGATGTGCATCTCAAGTTCTCCGAACCAGCTTAACCAGGGTTTTGATATAGAGGAGTCCTTCACCGTTATCCCGAGGGACGACAGTTCCGAGATAGTGTCGTTCAGAATTTGCGGAAGGATGCTCGTCACGTTTTGAGATTCGTTAGATGAGAGGGATATCCCCGCCGTGGTCGCGCTAACCCCCGAGATGTTGCCCCCAAATGGGGCGACATATGTTAAAATAAGCAGGTAAGCAAAAAGGAGGCATCCCAACAGTTTCCCCATTTTTTCTCACACTCCCAAAGCAAAACCACCGCAGAAAAGCAAAGCGGTAGGGGGTTCTGCTTTGTACAAGTTACGCACTACTGGGTAATAAACATTTCGCAAAAAGAAATTCGACAAAAGGAAAAATTACGGCAAATTTCTCCTAAGGTTATTCGCAAGTTCAACCAGCTTCCTTGCCCTTTCCATTGATACCTCGTTCTCCACCTTCCCACCGCGCTTTATCCATGTGCCTACTATGAAGCCGTCGGCGTAAGGCCAAAGCTCCGGAAGGTTGTCGTAGCTCGTTCCAGAACCGACTATGACCGGAACTGGAGAGATCTCCTTAGCGAGCGCGAGTTTTTCCACATCAACGGGCCTTCCGGTTGCCTTCCCGCTGACTACAACTGCATCCGCTAAGCCCCTCTCCACGGTGTCGAGGAGGGCATCCTCAAAGTCCCCAAAGTGAACTGCATGCTTGACGTGCACATCAGCGAAGACCTTTATCTTTGAGGGAAGCCTATTCCTCAGCATCGCCAGTTCGTGGGCGATGCCCTCTATAATTCCCTGATCAGTATAGACGACGCCGCTCAGCACGTTCACTCTGATGAAATCGGCCTTCACGGCGTAGGCTATTGAGTAGGCGGCTATCCCGTCGTTGCGGAGGACGTTTATTCCGAGCGGGAGGGAGACTTCATCCCGTATCGCCTTTGCGACAACCGCAAGGGAAGCGACTGTAGTCTTGTCGGCGTACTTCGGGAAGGGAACGTCCCCAAAGTTCTCCACCATGATCGCGTCGAAGCCCGCTTTTTCAAGCGTTTTAGCGTCCCTTAGAGCACGCGCAATGACTGAATCGAAGTCCCCATCGTAGAGGTAGGAACCCGGAAGGGGTTTGAGGTGAACCATCCCGATGAGGGGATTTCTCTCGAAGTCCATGATATCACCACCTTTAGCATATCCGCTGGGATAATTAAACCTGCCGGAAGGTAGATAAGGAATGAAGTTCAAATTCCCAATCAGGTGATGTATAATGGGGATCAAAGAGAACCCCAAACTGCCGAAGTCCGTGGTGAGACACTTGGAACCAGACGAGAGAGTCCTATTTGCGATAAAGAAAAAGGTAAGCCTCGAAAAGCCGAAGTGGCTCCTCGTTACCGACAGGAGGATAATCTACCTCGACGAGAAAGTCCTCGGGAGGTACGATCTCAAGGCCATTCCCTACCAGAAGCTCGAGCAGGTTCTCGTCAAGCTCGGTATAATGAGCTCAGAGTTCATCATACAGGGCGAAGAAGAGGTAACGCTCAAGCTTGGCTGGATGAACAAGGAAGAAGCGAGAAAGGCAATAAACGCCATAAAGGACGCCCTTAACGCCATCGCGGTTGAGCCAGTATCTATAGACGTCAAAAAGGGGTTAACCAGCGAGACCTGGGTGCTGAAGAAACCTAGGGAGTTCGTAACGAGGACGATGCCGGCTTACCAACCAGCCCAAGCCCCAATTCAGGAAGTGAAAGAAGACCCGCTTGAAAAACTCAAGAAGTTGAAGGAGCTCTACGACATGGGCGTGATAAGCCAGGAGGAATACGAAGAAAAGAGAAAGAAATT encodes the following:
- a CDS encoding BtpA/SgcQ family protein; its protein translation is MDFERNPLIGMVHLKPLPGSYLYDGDFDSVIARALRDAKTLEKAGFDAIMVENFGDVPFPKYADKTTVASLAVVAKAIRDEVSLPLGINVLRNDGIAAYSIAYAVKADFIRVNVLSGVVYTDQGIIEGIAHELAMLRNRLPSKIKVFADVHVKHAVHFGDFEDALLDTVERGLADAVVVSGKATGRPVDVEKLALAKEISPVPVIVGSGTSYDNLPELWPYADGFIVGTWIKRGGKVENEVSMERARKLVELANNLRRNLP
- the glmM gene encoding phosphoglucosamine mutase produces the protein MGKYFGTSGIREVFNKKLTPELALKVGKALGTYLDGGTVVIGKDTRTSGDVIKSAVISGLLSTGVDVIDIGLSPTPLTGFAIKLYGADAGVTITASHNPPEYNGIKVWQANGMAYTPEMENELEAIMDSGNFKKAPWNEIGTLRKADPREDYIKEALKFVEIRNPYTVVVDSGNGAGSIVSPYLQRELSNRVISLNSHPSGFFVRELEPNAKSLSALAKTVRVMKADVGIAHDGDADRIGVVDDEGNFVEYEVMLSLIAGYMLRKFGKGKIVTTVDAGLALDDYVRPLGGEVIRTRVGDVAVAEELAKHGGVFGGEPSGTWIIPQWNLTPDGIFAGALVLEMIDRLGPLSELAKEVPRYVTLRAKIPCPNEKKAKAMGIIAREALKTFDYDRLIDIDGIRIENSDWWILFRPSGTEPIMRITLEAHTEEKAKELMEKAERLVKKAISEA
- a CDS encoding PH domain-containing protein — encoded protein: MGIKENPKLPKSVVRHLEPDERVLFAIKKKVSLEKPKWLLVTDRRIIYLDEKVLGRYDLKAIPYQKLEQVLVKLGIMSSEFIIQGEEEVTLKLGWMNKEEARKAINAIKDALNAIAVEPVSIDVKKGLTSETWVLKKPREFVTRTMPAYQPAQAPIQEVKEDPLEKLKKLKELYDMGVISQEEYEEKRKKLLEEI